Part of the Triticum aestivum cultivar Chinese Spring chromosome 4D, IWGSC CS RefSeq v2.1, whole genome shotgun sequence genome is shown below.
AAGATTGTGTCATAATAATAAATGAATATGCAAGATTACAGCTTTTATACCTTCATCGGAGCAACATTATACGTGGACACACCAGTAATTGGAGCTGAACTGCGATTTTCAGCAGTATAAAATGCAAGAGCACTTTCACCAGGCTTAACCTTAACCTATAATTGGAATAGAGCAAGAATAAATACACGCACAAACAAAAATGCTTTTTCATTGGCACTAAAGTTCTGATGGTACCTCTCTCTGCGTAGGAATAAACTTCCATGGCATTCCATCAGCAACATCAGCATTAAATTGGATAACTATCTCTCTGCAAACAAAATGGACGCCTTAATCTAAGGAACAAGGGAAAGCCCCAACATAAGAACTGAAGCACTACTATACTTCCTGCATAACATTACATGTGAGATGCTATGCCACTTATGTGAATACCAGGAAACTCTGAGCAGTTAGTTTTTTCTTGTTTGAACTTTGAAGGATGTAGTTAAAATCAAAGGTTAAAAAGGGATCTACGTCAGCACCTTAACGCTTTTATCAAGTTCTACAACAGTTAGCTTTTGGTAATACTGCAGACACGCGATGGTGATCAACACTGTACCAACTAAACCTTCAAGATAATGTATTCCAGATATCTTCCACCAAATCAAGTGTCATATCAGCTTAGTATTGCTGAAAGATAATCAGAAGGACCGTGCAGGGGACAAGTAAAAGGAATCTACTTCATGCAACCACCAGCTAGCCAACAACACATGGACTGCACAATGTTCGTAAAACTGACTACAGCCAAGTTGCAAGTCATACTAGAAGTGCTAGTCATAAGATATGAACGGCCAAGATGAGACAGCAAGTTATTCTAGAGAAGTCAGCAAGCACAATGGAGCAGACTGGAACTTCATGACCTCTCAGAGTAAATTCACGGTGAAGTCCTTTAACGGAACCTTCAGATCAACAATTTCTTTCTCTAAAACACACAAAAGCTTCGTGCGTCAATGAATAATTATATTAACATTCAAGGTACAATAAAATGAACTATGCAAAATAATCTATCCAGAGGAAACTGCTAAGGAATGATTCAGTGGTTTGTTGTGGGGTTCAAAAAGATCTAAACGGAAATGGAAGTACCCGGAAACTTGGTACCCCATGTTTAAAAGAGTCACCTTGATGGCGTCGTTCCGACTCGAGCATGTCGGGAGATCTTCTCCTCTACACTCTGCAGAGGATCAAACATTGTTATACACCAGGAACACGACACTCCAAGTACAAGCACACTGGATGTTCAATCTTAACGCCCCTTTCGACTATTTACCTATTTACCAGCACCAATAAGAGCTGTCTCCATACCAAATTTTGACTAAGCCTGGCagttaccattttttgttttcaAAATTAGATCAACATCTTGCATGCAAATCTTTGTCTTGAAATGAATCAGAAATAGTTTGATGGCATTTCAACAGAACATGAACAAATTTCAAGCACACAATTATAGATGGCCATGGATAGAACATTCAGAGACCCAGAAGAGGCCGCATTTCCCCATACTATATAATCTTCTAATTAGAGAACTACTCCGAAGTCTACACATCCCCATTTTAACCTTAAGAAAGAGGATCACAAATTATGAACTCCGCATAACCTAGGAATCATATCAATTCCCGCACATAACATGTACAGGAAGCAGATTTTAAATCTGAACCCTACTCAATCATGGATCGGTGTTGTTAGTGTCGACCAAATCAAGCACAACCTAATAAATGGTGATCCTCGGAAATGCGCCGTTCCGAGAACCCCAAATTCCCCACTTGCATAAGTAAATCGAATGGGGGTAGTaggggggcgggggagggggcagACCTCGCGGCGCTGGACGGTGCCGCCGTACCCGGTGGCCTGGCAGAACCGGCGGTAGAGCGGGACGGCGGCGTAGGAGGCGCCGACCATGGCGACTGCCACGCCAACAAGGTAACCCAGGGTCTTCCTAGAGCTCTTCTCCCGGCCCgctgccgcggcggcggcggcggcggaggaagatgCGAGCCCGCGACGGAGGAAGACGTCCGCCGCGGGCTGCCACAGATGGCAAGGGGTGAGGCGGCGGGCGAACGGGGCAGAGAGGTGGCGGTGGAGGAGCCTGGGGAGCGGAGGCATCGCGTCGGCGACGCCGGGGCCGGCGAGAGGTCAGAGATGAGGCCACGGATGGCAAGGGGGGATGCCGCCGCCGCGATTCGCTGTGATGTGTTCGGCTTACTTGCAAAATGCAAATGCAAGGCCTGCTGTACTGCCAGCGATGGGCAACTGCAGCGATCTGAGACGTTGGATCCATATCAGACGGCTCTCGGTAAGATGTTCAGGGTCAGAGGCGCGAACCGCGACAGCGTGTGCTCTGATTGAAGGAAATGAAAAAGACAGCTATGTGCGTTATTTGTGCATACGTTTCTTTTGAACACAATTTATCAATCTAGCTGCATCAACATGTCCACGCATAGTATAACTCGATTTATATTTATATCAAGAAAATCGATTTTGCCCCAAATTTTAGAAAACAATGAGCATGTGTATACTAAATTCAAAGGACAGACAGTACTCATGCTGTAGCACTGAAGGTTTTTCTTTTAGTGAATTCCACTTTTTACCGTGTAGTTGTATGTCTGTGACACATATTGCCCCATTTAGTGGAATTTCTATCGAATATCAGATTTTAGAGATTTTTAACACGATTTTATCCCAATTTTGCATTTTTCTTGTTTATGTTTGACAGGATCGGCGTGTTGCAAAAATGATTCATACCAGAATGTGTAAAGATCGGAGGGCATCATTGACGATCATGTCCAGACTTCTCTTGTCCATATGttccattcctcctcctcatccatatATTTTTGGACCCCGAGCGTCATCTCACACCTTGCCTAATGAAAACCCATCAGAACCGAGGGTCCAAAGCTTCTAAAAGGGGTATTCCACATGAATTCCCACTCGACGGGGTAATTAGTGTCATAATTGCATATCTAGGGGGTCAAATGTGGTGACCGCGGGCATGGGCGattgtagtttttttttctttgagaaaTTTTTTAGCGATTGCAGTAGCACTCAACTAGTGACTACGGACATGGGCGGACGCCATGGTCTTGCGGACATAGACTGCGTAACAACACGGCCGTCGTGCCGTGTGGGCTTGAGGAAACTAGGCAATTAGGCTTACGACAGAATCCATCGCGAGGGGCACCCACGAGGCGCAAGACATAGCTATTTCTTGCCTATGGCGAGATGGTAGGTTGTCCTGTTATAGGCGAGCGCGAGCTAGCCAGGACTTTTATTGCAGTTTTCTGGTCCACTATAGGTCTGGTTTTTCTCtgattattttcctttttccttggttccttttgttttttcaccggttttctttgggttttctttttttcctttgtgATAGCTTCTGTTTTTTTTCACTGGGTTTTTTCCTCGGTTTTCACTAGTTTTTCCTTCTCTTTCCTTTCTTCTCTGTTTTCCTTAGTGTTTTTTTCTTAGAATTTTTTCCTTCggttataatttttctttttgttttctttgtttctctttctttttcacCACTTTTATCCCGATTTATTTcccttttttctttcattttttgtaTGTGTTTTTCTTTACGGTTTCATCGGGATTTGGAATATTTGTCGATTGTTGCTTGTCCATGGGACTCTTTTaggtttttctttgttttctttttttgtttgtcagttttaatctttttttattttatagaacatgaacatttttcaaatacaccgattaatatttttaaatacataATTTTTTATGTCTCCTTTTTCATATAAATCGTACAGTTTTTGTATACGCCAAGAATTTTAAATATACGTTTTAAGCATTTTTCatgtacatgtttaacatttttctaatacatgattaatatttttattaAATATATACTTTTGATGTCTAATTTTCTCATACTCATTCTACATTTTTTTGTATGCACCAAGAACATTTTCTATATTAACCTTTAACATTCTTACATACATaattaatattttttcaaaatatatttttatgtCTAATTTTCTCATACACATTCTACAATTTTTGTATACATCACAAACATTTTCTATGTACACGTTTAACACTTTTCTAATACATGATAAAtatagtttctaaacatatatttatTTTCATGTATAGTTTTGTCATACGCATTCTACTTTTCTGTATACATCAGGAAAAATTCTACACgtttcaaaattttaaaatacaTGCTTAATATTGAGATACATGATTAACTGTGTTTTAGCATATATATTTTCCATGTCTAGTATGCATTGTACATTATTGGTATACATCAAAAacatgttttatatgaatttaaaTGTTttataacatttttaaatacatgattaatgtTTTTAAAATACGTATTCTTTATGTCTACTTTTCCGAGCGCATTGTACATATTTTGTATAATGAGAAATAGTTTTTATACACGGTTAATATTTAAATGCATCATTAAAAAATTTAATTTTTCTGTGTAAAGTTATGTTTATAATAGATATATTTAGAATTTTATGAAATATAAGAAAAGTAATAAAAAAGCGACAATGTAAAACAAGGAGGAGCTACCTACCTGGGCGGCCATTTACGCGACCCCTGACGCGAGCGAGCGCTACAGCTCATGGCAAATCCTATTGAATACCGGCGTTCGCTGAATTGTTTTGTCTTTTTTTCCTTCGCTGGTTCGCTCGCCTTGCTCGGATTTTTTTctcgttttcttttttctttgtttcttcacgTTTTTTTGGTCTTTCTGTTGGTATTCTTCACTGGGTGTTTTGGTTTTTTCGTTGGTGGTTCTTTGTTTTTTTGCATTTTAATT
Proteins encoded:
- the LOC123095910 gene encoding cytochrome c oxidase assembly protein COX11, mitochondrial gives rise to the protein MPPLPRLLHRHLSAPFARRLTPCHLWQPAADVFLRRGLASSSAAAAAAAAGREKSSRKTLGYLVGVAVAMVGASYAAVPLYRRFCQATGYGGTVQRRESVEEKISRHARVGTTPSREIVIQFNADVADGMPWKFIPTQREVKVKPGESALAFYTAENRSSAPITGVSTYNVAPMKAAIYFNKIQCFCFEEQTLLPGEQIDMPVFFYIDPEFETDPKMDGVNNIVLSYTFFKVKE